A portion of the Intestinibacillus sp. Marseille-P6563 genome contains these proteins:
- a CDS encoding cytochrome c biogenesis CcdA family protein, translating into MQYLIVFLEGVITFISPCLLPMLPIYLSYFAGGQASRTQTLRGALGFVAGFTVMFLALGGLAGSVGNLLRTHQTAVNLVTGAIVIVFGLSFMGVLRLGFLERTMRLQISPAGHGFFPSMLFGLVFSIGWTPCVGAFLGSALLLASQHGSAVQGILMLLCYSLGLGIPFLVSALIIDSLKGAFQWIKQHYQIINRVCGGFLVFIGLMMMAGWMGRLLAFLGN; encoded by the coding sequence ATGCAATACCTGATCGTTTTTCTGGAAGGGGTTATTACATTTATCTCCCCCTGTTTGCTGCCCATGCTACCGATTTATTTATCCTACTTTGCCGGCGGACAGGCCTCACGCACGCAAACGCTGCGCGGAGCGCTTGGATTCGTCGCAGGGTTTACCGTGATGTTCCTGGCACTGGGCGGCCTGGCCGGTAGCGTGGGCAATCTGCTGCGCACTCATCAAACGGCGGTCAACCTGGTAACGGGCGCTATTGTGATCGTCTTTGGCCTATCTTTTATGGGCGTCCTGCGCCTGGGCTTTTTGGAGCGTACTATGCGCTTGCAGATCAGTCCGGCAGGGCATGGCTTTTTCCCGTCCATGCTGTTTGGCTTGGTGTTTTCGATTGGATGGACGCCCTGCGTGGGCGCCTTTTTGGGTTCGGCACTGCTGCTGGCTTCCCAGCACGGTTCGGCCGTACAGGGGATTTTGATGCTGCTGTGTTACTCTTTGGGACTGGGCATCCCCTTTTTGGTCAGTGCGCTCATCATTGATTCGCTCAAGGGCGCATTCCAATGGATCAAACAGCATTATCAGATCATCAACCGGGTTTGCGGCGGGTTTCTGGTGTTCATCGGCCTGATGATGATGGCCGGATGGATGGGACGCCTGCTGGCTTTTCTCGGGAACTAA